The Lycium ferocissimum isolate CSIRO_LF1 chromosome 10, AGI_CSIRO_Lferr_CH_V1, whole genome shotgun sequence genome window below encodes:
- the LOC132033455 gene encoding subtilisin-like protease SBT1.7, with amino-acid sequence MGRLRVMVLSTLVLVLFHVFVDAGQNLKKTYIIHMDKSNMPADFDDHTQWYDSSLKSVSKSANIFYTYNSVIHGYSTQLTADEAKSLEQQPGILSVHEEVRYELHTTRSPSFMGLGGRESMSFFPQSEARSEVIIGVLDTGVYPESKSFDDTGLGPVPKSWKGTCQISEYFAASSCNRKLIGARFFSQGYEAALGAIDETTESKSPRDHEGHGTHTATTAAGSVVNGANLFGYAAGTARGMASHARVAAYKVCWAEGCFSSDILAGMDQAVIDGVNVLSLSLGGTISDYYKDVVAIGAFTAASKGIFVSCSAGNGGPSSGTLSNVAPWITTVGAGTMDREFPAYISIGNGKKLNGVSLYHGKVLSPLMPLVYAGNASQASNGNLCTSGSLIPEKVAGKIVVCDRGMNARAQKGLVVKDAGGIGMILANTDTYGEELVADAHFIPTAAVGQTAGNLIKQYIASNSNPTATFAFGGTKLGVQPSPVVAAFSSRGPNPITPDILKPDLIAPGVNILAAWTDKVGPTGLQKDTRFVGYNIISGTSMSCPHVSGLAALLKAAHPEWSPAAIRSALMTTSYSTYKNGKTIDDVATGMSSTPFDYGAGHVNPTAAVNPGLVYDLTVDDYINFLCALDYSTSMIKVIAKRDISCDENKEYRVADLNYPSFAIPLETAWGEYANSSAPTVTRYTRTLTNVGNPATYKASVSSETQEVKILVDPQTLTFSRKNEKKTYTVTFTASSKPSGTTIFARLEWSDGQHVVASPIAFSWT; translated from the coding sequence ATGGGAAGACTCAGGGTCATGGTTCTTTCAACACTAGTCCTAGTGTTGTTTCATGTGTTTGTTGATGCAGGCCAGAACCTGAAGAAGACTTACATAATTCACATGGACAAGTCCAACATGCCAGCTGATTTCGATGATCATACTCAGTGGTATGACTCATCTTTGAAGTCGGTATCCAAGAGCGCCAACATATTTTACACGTACAACAGTGTCATCCATGGCTACTCAACACAGCTAACAGCTGATGAAGCCAAATCACTTGAACAGCAACCAGGAATTCTCTCGGTCCATGAGGAAGTGAGATATGAGCTTCACACCACTCGATCCCCTTCATTTATGGGACTTGGAGGACGCGAAAGTATGTCATTCTTTCCTCAGTCTGAGGCAAGGAGTGAGGTCATTATTGGTGTGCTGGACACAGGTGTTTATCCTGAATCAAAAAGTTTTGATGACACTGGACTAGGTCCAGTCCCTAAGAGCTGGAAGGGCACGTGTCAAATTAGCGAATACTTCGCTGCATCAAGCTGTAACCGGAAACTCATTGGTGCGAGGTTTTTCTCACAAGGGTATGAAGCAGCTCTCGGGGCAATTGATGAGACCACGGAATCCAAGTCACCAAGGGACCATGAGGGCCATGGTACACACACTGCAACTACAGCAGCTGGCTCGGTTGTAAACGGAGCTAACCTCTTTGGTTATGCTGCCGGTACAGCACGGGGAATGGCTTCACACGCAAGAGTGGctgcatacaaggtatgttggGCCGAAGGATGTTTTAGCAGCGACATACTAGCAGGGATGGACCAGGCCGTCATAGATGGTGTAAATGTGCTCTCACTGTCCCTTGGTGGCACAATTTCTGATTATTACAAGGATGTAGTTGCAATTGGAGCATTTACTGCAGCTTCTAAAGGAATCTTTGTCTCGTGCTCAGCGGGGAATGGCGGTCCAAGCTCTGGGACCCTATCTAATGTTGCACCATGGATAACTACTGTAGGTGCAGGAACCATGGACCGTGAATTTCCAGCATATATTAgcattggaaatggaaaaaaactCAATGGAGTATCACTTTACCATGGAAAGGTATTGAGTCCTCTGATGCCACTGGTGTATGCTGGAAATGCCAGCCAAGCATCAAATGGAAATTTATGCACAAGTGGTAGTCTAATTCCAGAAAAAGTTGCTGGGAAAATTGTGGTATGTGACCGGGGGATGAATGCAAGGGCACAAAAGGGTTTGGTTGTGAAGGATGCTGGTGGAATAGGGATGATTCTGGCAAACACAGACACTTATGGAGAAGAGTTGGTTGCTGATGCACATTTCATACCTACAGCTGCAGTTGGTCAAACTGCTGGCAACTTGATCAAACAGTACATAGCTTCTAACAGTAATCCAACTGCCACATTTGCATTTGGAGGTACCAAGTTGGGTGTTCAACCATCGCCAGTTGTTGCAGCTTTTAGTTCCAGAGGGCCAAACCCAATCACACCTGATATACTTAAACCTGATTTGATAGCACCAGGTGTCAATATTCTTGCTGCTTGGACAGATAAAGTTGGACCAACTGGTTTGCAAAAAGACACCAGGTTTGTCGGTTACAACATCATCTCTGGAACTTCCATGTCATGTCCCCATGTGAGTGGGCTAGCAGCACTACTCAAAGCTGCCCATCCAGAATGGAGTCCAGCAGCTATAAGGTCAGCACTGATGACTACAAGTTACAGCACATACAAGAACGGGAAAACAATTGACGATGTTGCAACAGGAATGTCATCTACACCATTTGATTATGGTGCTGGACATGTGAATCCAACGGCAGCTGTCAATCCTGGTTTAGTGTATGATCTCACAGTCGATGACTATATAAACTTCCTTTGTGCCTTGGACTACAGCACGAGTATGATCAAGGTCATTGCGAAGAGAGACATCTCCTGTGATgaaaataaggagtatagagtTGCTGATCTTAATTACCCATCTTTTGCCATTCCTTTGGAAACGGCCTGGGGTGAATATGCAAATAGTAGTGCACCCACAGTGACCAGatatacaaggactctaacaaACGTGGGAAACCCAGCTACATACAAGGCCTCGGTCTCTTCTGAAACACAGGAAGTGAAGATTCTGGTTGATCCACAAACACTTACTTTCAGTCGGAAGAACGAAAAGAAAACCTACACTGTGACATTCACTGCTAGTTCCAAGCCATCAGGCACAACTATCTTCGCTCGACTGGAGTGGTCAGATGGACAACATGTTGTTGCTAGCCCAATTGCTTTCAGCTGGACTTGA